The nucleotide sequence TCGCCGCGACCCCCATCCCGACGACCAGCGCGCCCGGCACCGCGAGCTTGCGGATCCTGTTCATCTGCACCAACCTCCCTCTCTGGATACTGTGTCTCCTTCGTCCTGTGCGGCTCCGTACACGGTGGCGCCGATGCCCGTTCCGGCGTACGGTTAAGGATGAATTAGGCCTGGATTAAACCTCGTTAATGCAGCCGACATGCGTATCCTGGTGGTGGAAGACAGCGCGGGAATCCTGGGCTTCCTGAGAAAGGGGCTGCGGGAGGAGGGGTACACCGTGGAGACCGCCGAGGACGGCGACACCGCGTTCCGGAAGGCCGTGGCCGAGGGGTTCGACGCGGCCGTCGTGGACGTGATGCTCCCCGGCCGCAGCGGCTACCAGCTCGTGCGCGACCTGCGGGACGAGGGGATCGCCTTCCCCGTGCTCCTGCTCACCGCGCGCGACCGGGTCGAGGACAAGGTCGAGGGGCTGGACTCGGGAGCGGACGACTACCTGACCAAGCCCTTCGACTTCCCGGAGCTGGCGGCCCGCCTCCGCGCGCTGCTCCGCCGCTCCGGCGGTCCCGCCCCGGCGGTCCTGCGCGCCGGCGACCTGGAGCTGGACCCCGCGGCGCACGAGGTCCGCCGCGGGGGCGAGAAGGTGGAGCTGACCCCCAAGGAGTTCGCGCTGCTGGAGTACCTGCTCCGCAACGCGGACCGCCCCCTCTCGCGCGCCGTGATCATGGAGCATGTGTGGGGGATCCGCTTCGACCCGGGGACCAACGTGGTGGACGTGTTCATCAACTCTCTGCGCAACAAGCTGGACCCCGACCGCGAGCTGATCCAGACGGTCCGGGGGGTGGGCTACGTGATGCGGACCCCGGGCGGGGAGGAGGGATGACGCCCCGGCCCGATCCGCCCTCGCTGCGCCGTGAGATCGTCCTGTGGTACTCGGTGATCCTCCTGGTGGCGCTCACCCTGTTCGCCGGGCTCACCTACCTGATCCTGGCGCGGACGCTCGCGGGCGCGGGTACGGCCTCGCTGCGGCAGTCCGCGCTCACCGCGGAGCAGCTCATCATCCCCTCTCACGTGCCGCGGGTCACGGTCGAGGAGCGCCAGATGCCGCCGGGGAAGGGGGACGTGGAGGCGCTGCTTCGGCGCTCCCGCCTTCCCAACGGGGACGTGCTGGACATCTACGTGGCGCGCACCGGCGACGTGGAGGGGCGCGCGCTCCGCTCGTTCCTGGTGATCTCGCTGATCCTGATCCCGCTCACGGCCGCCGCCGCCGCCGTGGCGGGCCGCTCCCTGGCCGACCGGATCCTGCGCCCGCTCGACCGGCTGGTGTCCGCCACGCGGGAGATCGGGATCGGCGCGCTGTCCCGGCGCGTGGAGGAGCCGGACCGCCCGGCGGAGCTGCGGGAGCTTTCGCTGGCCTTCAACGGGATGCTGGAGCGGCTGGAGCGGGCGGTGGACACGCTGCGCCGCTTCACCGCCGACGCCAGCCACGAGCTGCGCACCCCGCTCACCGCCATCCAGGGCTCCGCCCAGGTGGCGCTGGCGCGGGAGCGCCCTCCGGAGGAGCTGCGGGAGACGCTGGGCGGCGTGCTGGAGGAGACGCGCTGGATGCTGGGGCTGGTTGAGGGGCTGCTGACGCTGGCGCGCGGGGAGGAGTCCGCCCCGGGGGTAGGGACCGGCAGGGTGGAGCTGCTGCCGCTGCTGGAGGACGTCCGCGACATCGGCGAGGCGCTCGCCGCCGGGAAGCCTGTGGAGGTCCGGCTGGAAGCCGCGGAGCCGTTCGAGGTGGTGGGCGAGGAGCGGCCCCTCCGGCAGCTCTTCCTGAACCTCGTCTCCAACGCGGTGAAGTTCACCGATTCCGGGGTCGTCACCCTGCGCGCCGCCACCGTCGAGGATCCGGAGGGGACCCGCTGGATCGACGTGGCCGTGGAGGACACCGGGACGGGGATCGCCCCGGAGGAGCTGCCGCGCGTGTTCGACCGCTTCTACCGCGGCGACGAGGCGCGCGTCCGCGCCGGCGGCACCGGGCTGGGCCTCGCCATCGCGCGGATGGTGGCCGAGCGCCACGGCGGGACCATCCACGCGGAGAGCGAGCCCGGCCGCGGCAGCACGTTCACCGTCCGCCTCCCCGCCGCCCCCGAGGCCGTGGAGTAGGCGGGCCCGCGGACCGAGACGTGCCTGAAAAACGGGCTCACGCAGAGGAAGCAGAGGAAAAGCGAGAGCAGTTGTCCTCTGCTTCCTCTGCTTCCTCTGCGTGCGTCCCGCCGTTCCGTGCTCAGTACCTCGCCCTCCCGGGCTCCGCTGCCCCCTATCGCCGCGTCGCCGTCCGCAGCGCCTCCAGGGCCGTCCACCCCGCCCCGCCGTCCAGCGCCTCTTCGGCCGTGCGGACGCCCTCGACC is from Longimicrobiaceae bacterium and encodes:
- a CDS encoding HAMP domain-containing sensor histidine kinase; protein product: MTPRPDPPSLRREIVLWYSVILLVALTLFAGLTYLILARTLAGAGTASLRQSALTAEQLIIPSHVPRVTVEERQMPPGKGDVEALLRRSRLPNGDVLDIYVARTGDVEGRALRSFLVISLILIPLTAAAAAVAGRSLADRILRPLDRLVSATREIGIGALSRRVEEPDRPAELRELSLAFNGMLERLERAVDTLRRFTADASHELRTPLTAIQGSAQVALARERPPEELRETLGGVLEETRWMLGLVEGLLTLARGEESAPGVGTGRVELLPLLEDVRDIGEALAAGKPVEVRLEAAEPFEVVGEERPLRQLFLNLVSNAVKFTDSGVVTLRAATVEDPEGTRWIDVAVEDTGTGIAPEELPRVFDRFYRGDEARVRAGGTGLGLAIARMVAERHGGTIHAESEPGRGSTFTVRLPAAPEAVE
- a CDS encoding response regulator transcription factor, which encodes MRILVVEDSAGILGFLRKGLREEGYTVETAEDGDTAFRKAVAEGFDAAVVDVMLPGRSGYQLVRDLRDEGIAFPVLLLTARDRVEDKVEGLDSGADDYLTKPFDFPELAARLRALLRRSGGPAPAVLRAGDLELDPAAHEVRRGGEKVELTPKEFALLEYLLRNADRPLSRAVIMEHVWGIRFDPGTNVVDVFINSLRNKLDPDRELIQTVRGVGYVMRTPGGEEG